DNA sequence from the Falco biarmicus isolate bFalBia1 chromosome 5, bFalBia1.pri, whole genome shotgun sequence genome:
CTGGCTGCCCgcctttcttttcttacctctgccatacatttttgtttaaagggAGAATATTTTGGCCGCACACTGAAGTGAAAAGCTACTTCACAACTGatacaaactgaaataaaagatcTATATTGATCAGCGAATTGGCTCCATAAAGTAgcttcagtgctgcttcttCACTAAgataattaatgtttttttcatgaatgTGAACAGTGCATTCTTCTTAGAAATCCACACAGTTTGTTGatgttttgagggttttttttaatgtttttctccctcttccaccAGAATGGAGTCATGTCTGGATTGATGcaaatgctgcttctgaaggTTTCTGCTCACATCACAGAACAGCTGGGAATGGCCCCAGGAGGAGAATTCAGGGAGGCTTTCAAAGAGGTGTGAACTTGAAATCATTTTTCTGAGGTCAAATTACTGGCCTTCTGCTCCTAGagtcaaattaaataaaactgtttgtTAGTGACTAGAAGAGAGCACTCTGGCCATACTTGTGCTGAAGCCTGTGAAGTAGTAAGAATAACCTTCAGCTTCCAAGTACAGAGGTTTGTAGCCCTAAGTGGCATGTAAGCAATTCCAAAAAGGCTTCAAATTATAAGGGTTTCTCCTGATGGTATTTCTGATGGCCTATGTTTTCATTccattaataatttatttatcttGTTCCTGTTAAATAATTGGGTTGGTTTGAATTCTGGATGTGGATCCTGGTCCCACTGTTAGCGGTTTCAGGCTGTGAAAACCAACTGCAAAGCATTAATAAGATCTAACACATTCATCTAGAAGGATTGGTTGGGGAAGTGAAGTATCTGGTTGGTTTGTAAGTCCTATCTGGTCTTTTGACATTCCCTTTTGTACTACTGCCAGTTGTGATACTGGGAAGTAATAGCTGGACTTCTACTGTATATCccaactactttttttttttttttttttttggtctgggAATACTGAGACACTATTTTCACTGTATGTATCCACCTTGCAGAATATATCTTgctatttttatgtaaattagGCACTAGTAAGGACATCAGAGATAACAAAACTGTTAAAGAATCTGGCATAATTTGGTGTATTTATCCTTAAGCCTTGAAACAGTTTtctctttaatgtttttctgagCATTCCAGACCAGAGTGAAACACTTTGAAGTGTTTcccattttgaaagaaaaaaaataaatagctctGTCCTGTTTTAAAGTGATTGTTTGAAATTTTTAAGCAAGTATGCATAGGAAAGAGTTTTCTAGAAATTCTGTACTGTGCTAAGATTTGTCAGTCTGAGCTACAACAAAGTCTCCCTTTGCCTTATCATGTGGTATCTGGCATCAGTTCTTGTTTCATAAGCTCCTTCTTGAATGTATTTTGCCATGACAAATGGATGGGTTAGTGATCCTGACAAGACCTAGGTAAAAGCAAAATGACCACAGTTGTTTCACCTTAGACTTTATTGAGACCCACATAGATACTGAGCGCCCCATCTCTTCACCTTAAGTAATCTTAAGCAGAAGCTTTCTGTTTAGATAAAAGTAGCCTGAAGAGCGTGGCATTACAACTTAATGTTTTTACTGTAATACTTACTGCATCTTGTAGCTGATGTATTCCTTTATGAAGCAGTATTTTGGAAATTGTATTTACTGCAAAGCCAAAATATTTGTCAATATGTTGTGATGTATGACACTACTTGCTCTTTTGTAAGATACCTTGTataacacagtaaaaaaaaaaatgttctcttaaTAAGGATGAAATGTTGACTAGTGATTTCTATCTTCTTCAGGCCAGTAAAGTACCTTTCTGTAAATTCCATCTTGGAGACCGGCCCATCCCTGTTACGTTTAAGAGAGCAATTGCTGCGCTTTCTTTCTGGCAAAAAGTCAAGCTTGCCTGGGGCCTTTGCTTCTTATCTGACCCAATCAGGTATGAATAAGCATCCCATACCTTATCAGAGTGAATTGTTCAGTTCTTCAGTGTGACTTTAGTACTAGCTGGAAGTCCTTGGTACCCAGCCTGATGCAGTGAAACTTGAAGTTAGTGAGATGGATAAATATGCAAACTACCCTGCAATaatccatattttttaaaagaaagctggCTTTCTCATTTTGCtccagttctttttttaattaccttttgAATCATTACTTCCAGATGAAGCAAAAGATTTGGTGCTGGAGAATTCCTAGGGTACTTAagaataaacttttttaaattacttttttatttttacgctgaaaataaaatattccccACTACTCTGTGTGGGTATTGTTAAGTAGAGGAGACTACGGCCTCAGTATACTAATTCATTCCTCCTTAGGATTTCCAGAGGACTTGGGCCTGCTGTGCTAATTCACATCTGGATCAGGGCAGCTCGAGAACTGAATCTGCTGTCTGAGCAGATTTttggaacaggaaaaaatgtttataaagtCTGTGGACAACATGTAGACTCTTTAATGATTATTGCCTTTATAAAGGCATGTTGTTCAGAAGTTTTGCCTTGGGCTAATATTTCTCAGACAGCTATTCTCTAGCTCACTGTGGCTTCCCCTGCCCTTTGGAGACATCCCTGTGCCAAGTTTACTTTCACAAGCAGGTGTGTGATAACTTGAATTGGGCGAGAACACATGCTCAGCTGTACTCCTAAATTCAGTCTGCTTCTAGACTCGTGTTCTTGGGAGGCTGGGCAGAAATGGATTCGCTGTATGTGGTCCCTGAATCTCAGTGCCTCTTTCATACCCTGTGGCCAGACCTCTGCACAGCTCATGGAGTGATCTATGGTGGTTTTTACAAGGTTTTGAAATTGGGTCAGGTTTCAAACTGTAGTTTTGTCATTCAAACTTCCTGTTTTCAAGTCTTAGCATTTACTTAATTGTCATTTCTTGTATAAATACTTGCTGTTAGATTAATTTGTAAAATGAGTTTGACCTTCTTTCAAGCCATTAACTACAGTTTATGCACAAAGTAAGTTTTCTTACTTGCTATTCTAATACCAGCATGGAAATATTTGCAGGCTTTTGGGGGGGGGCGTTGGAGGATATATTTCTCTGCGACTTCGTCCAATCTTTTATCTATCCTAagaacattttggttttcaacTGCAATATTAAGATATTTGCAGTGTGTGCACACTAGCTTGCCACTGAAGTTTGGCCATAACATCTCAGTTGTACAATTGACTGATCTActatattgatttttaaaaataatatgtgGTAGAGGTTGAAAAGGATTTATAATTGggaagtgggggggggggggggggggagcagggggctgggggaagggtaTTGTGCACCCAGCCATCACATGAGATTCTGTGGAAAATGGAGTAATAATTCAACATCAAATTCTTGTCAGTCTGATGTTTCTATGATCTGTTGAAAGCTAGCAATACATTTCTCCTTTTCGTTGCTCTGTTAACATTTGTAGTGTCCTTTTGATCTTAGAAACTAAAGAAAGCATGTTTGGCATCATTCTCCCATAGACAGTGATGCAAAACCAGATGGTTCTGTTGCCACAAACTGACTGTTCCACAGTTGTGGGTGTAAACAGAAGGTTAGCGGCACctgtgaaaaatacaaaagctcATGACATTTACTCCTGcggtttttatttgtttacttcCTATTCATTTCCTATTCTTCTGCTCAGGGAATTGATTTATAATTTTGACTTCCCAGCTGAAAACCTGTGGTTGACACTGGGAACCTGCAGAATTCTTCCCATCCCCTCAGACTGTGCCTTAtgatgggcttttttttgttccttaagCAGAGCCTCTGTGTGCTCAGAGATCAGCTCTGCTTCCTCGGGAGCGCTCCGTGTTGGTTCTTCTAAGCTTATTCATATACACGGAAAGTGGGGCACCATAACTATTTCCTTGGAAGCCCTAGTGCTTTTGCTCAGTTTGAGTTGTCAGCTTTTAAACTGGGAAGGGTAAAAATCCAGTTGAACTGCCTAAGGCAAGTgacctctcctcttcccctcacTGTAGAGGCGCATTGTTAGGTATCCAGTTTTACAGGTTTACAgaggtggttttgcttttggagaGGAGGACTAGGGGAAGAGAAATGCAGAGCATGGGTTTAGGTGAATAATGTGTGTAATACCCAATTGTTTTTATTCGTTGGTTTGTCTGTGTTGGGCTTTAAAAGCATAACAGATACTGAGAAAACTTAACCTTTCTTTCAGTAAAGATGATGTGGAGAAGTGCAAACAGAAGGATTTACTGGAGCAGATGATGGCAGAAATGATTGGAGAATTCCCTGATCTTCATCGAACGATTGTCTCTGAACGAGATATTTACTTGACCTACATGCTGaagcaagcagcaaagcagataGAACTACCTCGAGCTTCAGAAGGTAattgttttaaagcagataCCATAACCAGCAAGGTGGTATTTGTGTATTAGTCCAAAGTTCGGTTCTCAGGAAATCTGACATGTTCTGTTCATGTGTGCCACATGTCACATAAGTTTACAGTgcttaaaaaactaaaaagggCTATTACTTTTTATGTTGCAACCACCTAGAGCAGTAGACTCCCAAGTTATGATTCCCTTCTCATTGTGCtatttaaaactggaaaatactAATTAGCCTGACAACTTTTTCAAGAGGCAGGCATCTGATATTACAGCACAGCATGGGGCAGTCTAGGCTTTTGTTGTCTTACCTCACTTCCACTCTGTTATCTCACCAAATCCGTTGCCATCACTAGCTGCTCAGGAACATGTTTCTTGCTAAGTTAATTACCTCTAATTTTAGTGTTCGCCATAGTTTGCTTATTATAAATTGGGCTGCTAGAAGCCCTGTTGATGTGGCAATGATAATGAAACGTGTGACGCTGCATATTGCAGCAAGGTATAGGCATACAGCATAATTGCGTTTCTCTAGCCcttggaagtatttttctgcCATATGTGATCCGTGTGCCCTTCCTATATATAAGCATACTGAGGTATGGTTTACATCTTGTTTAATATCTTAAGAAGATACTGGTTGTAATCACTTCGTTGCAGACCTCTGGCACTGTCTTGTGATTGGAAAAAATAGCAAGAGGATTACACTTGTGTTCTCGCATCTCACTTGCTTAATGTGCCTCAATGCTGCCTTCATAGAGTTTGTCCAAACACAGTTATTTCCTGTTAGCTCAGTCGATCAGGCTGGAAGAGGTACAGATGCATTCAGATACTTGCTCCAAAGAGCATCtagaaaatgtgtaatttttcaaagaacttCTTGAAAACGTGTGTAATAGTTctagtgttttcatttttcattttattttgaggGGGGCTacttttcagggtttttttcatttctattttttactttttcctggaaaaatcaAGGGTGGATATTTAAAGCAAGACAGTAAAACTTACtcacattttatatttatgtataatATTCCCCATAGGAAAGCAGCCTGATTGCTAttacttaaatttttttctgtgagttatttttattgtggTGTGGACCATTTTTTCATTGGGGGAGAGGTAATCCCAAAACTTTCAGGAACATTTTAACTTCCACTGGGTGTTGTAGAATTTGGATGGTAGGTAGGAGGTGAGGTGAGAGCTGGCATGTGTTGCAGTGGTCTAATGGTGACTGGCCAGCTGCTGCACGTGAATGGTGTGGGATTTGCTTTTACTTGCTGAGGCCCGGTCTGTAGCAGTAAATTTAACAGGGGCAGGTGTGGTCTCAAGTGCTGTTCtccaatttttcattttgcttgttAGCTCAGGTCTtgtgtgccagctgctgctgtccaaAGTGGTGGAGAATGCTCTCTGTTCAGGAGACAGCAAAACCAGGGCTGTTCCTGATAAGCAGTACGGAGGCAGGACtcacacagagaaggaaaaaaattaatttagcttGCATCTGCTGAGCCTCTCACCCTGAGCATGGAGTATGAGCCGTGGCCAGGCCTatttactgaaacaaacaatCCAGAAACGGTGctggctttttttggttttttttcagacttgcaGTGTAAGAGGCAGTAGGTGACATGAGTATTAATTTTTAGTACATAGCAAAGTTTTATTATCTAGTAGTAAGAGTCCCTGCCTCTTGGAAAACTCAGTTTTATAATCTCACACATTACCTATTTTATTTACAGCCTGAAATTAATTCTTATACTGATGTGTTCGTTTCTCTCCATCTCTTTCTCAGCTGAACCTAGAAAATACATCCCAGCTGTTGTAGTTGGTGTTGTTGGGATGGGCCATGTACCTGGAATTGAAAAGAACTGGAACTCTGACTTAAACATCCAGGAAATAATGAGGTAACAGTTATCCTTTCCTATGCATTGACATAATGGTTTCTCTTGCTAAAAGACACCAGTAattggttggtttggggtttttttcgtTGTTTGTCACAGCTTGAGGAAACATCACTACTGTCATCCCTGCCCTGTCAGCTCACTGacttgctgtgctgtgcttgcaATTTGCGCttacagcaaaggaaaagaaaatatcaaaggaaaaaataaatagttcaaTATCAAGGGAAGTAGATATGAGAAGATGCCCTTGTCTAGAAAGAAAAGTCATTGATCCACATTTGAggcttttaaaatgagaattcaAATGAGGGCTGTAGAAGAtggtgaaaacaaaaccagggtTCCAGTCTAGCTTAGGTAAATATAAACTGCTGGCTTCAAAGATTTTGTTGCGTCAGGACAGTGCTGGCTTTGGCAAGCTTAGTATCACAGTTGCTCATAGCCTGTTTTTAACTATATATAAGCAGGAACATGTTTGAATGTATATACCTGAATATAGGCTGATGTAAGCCACCTATCTGGTGAAGTCTCGCTCCAAAGTACCTATTAAAATAGATGTGCTATGTGAAAGAAGGAATTGAACCAAAATGTTCAGACTATGTGTAACCTATAAAGCCAGAAAGGTCAGGACTTCAGAAATGTAGGAGGGGTTCTGGTAGTACTGGTTCTACAGTGGTTTAGGATAATAGAGCCTTTCAGCTATTGGCAGTGTAGTTCACTGTGTTTGTGTAAGCACCTCACCCATCTGTTCAGAggctctgaaaaacagaaaagactgtgACCCACCTAAGTGGTGTATTTAGGCATCTAAAACACGATTTAGAGAGACTTTTGGTGTCTGGATCCGGGAATGCAATGTAGAGAAGCCCTGCCTAGCCATCTGTAAGTCTTTTTCAAGGCTAAGCCTCTCCTAGATTCTCCTCTAGTCACAAACTAGATGTCCATATTCCTCTGCACCCTCGCAAATAACATGTAAAACGAGGTTGCCCAAATCCATATAATTGTGTGGTTAATGTTGGTTGCATTATGGACATCACAGAACTGAATAGCCCAAAGCCTGATTGTGTGCCTTCAAGTTTACATGAAGGGTCTTTTTCATAAAAGTTTAGGCTGTCTTGATTGCCTTTACTGTGCTAGTGCCGGAACTAAGTGGAAGAGTTACCTTTCATAAGAGTTATCTTTCATAAGATGTTAATATTGCATTAACTTGACTGTCTAAAATAGTATGAAGCAAATTACATTCGTAAGATTAACTATATCTCAGACGCATTTCTCTTTAAACTTTTCTACACATCCTGCTGTTGCACTGCAGTTGTGGAGCAGATACgtggggttttgtgtgttaGTGGTTGCTGCCTCTCAAGTGAAAAGTTTTTAAGACTTCTACAGGTATTTAGTTAGGTTTTACAAGTTGCAGAGTGATCTTGGAAATTGTCTGGATAGAAACATACGTTTTTCAGACGTCCAGGTTTTATGTTCGTGCATTGAGCCTGACTGAGCGGGCCTTACTGTTTGCTTCAGCTTCTTGtgaattgatttattttttttaaat
Encoded proteins:
- the TRABD gene encoding traB domain-containing protein isoform X2 — encoded protein: MKMKKRQKKPTLPSTVTELDTEDGSKVYVVGTAHFSDSSKKDVVKTIQEVQPDVVVVELCQYRVSMLKMDEKTLLKEAKEINLEKLQQAIKQNGVMSGLMQMLLLKVSAHITEQLGMAPGGEFREAFKEASKVPFCKFHLGDRPIPVTFKRAIAALSFWQKVKLAWGLCFLSDPISKDDVEKCKQKDLLEQMMAEMIGEFPDLHRTIVSERDIYLTYMLKQAAKQIELPRASEAEPRKYIPAVVVGVVGMGHVPGIEKNWNSDLNIQEIMSVPPPSASSKIFKFVIKATVFGLMGYGCYRIGQRTVQFILSMPAAQSYLQKLTEIRSQH